Within the Bacillus sp. FSL K6-3431 genome, the region TTAACGACTTTCCTACTTATCGGACAGCTCCTTATATCATTCAGCAAATAATTTTCTTGATTTAATTGTCCATATGATCGACCCAATGCCAATCACAGCAATAATGGCCTCGACTATATAAATATTTTTTATGACGCCGGCTTGATACAATGCGGCAGGGAAATCGAATAGTGCATGAATCAAGATCGCATAAATCAAATATAAAACTTTGCGGTTTCTTATCGCATATAATACAAGAATAGAAAGCCCAAGATGTATCGCAATAGCACTTATTCTTTCTATTCCACCTAGTAGTACTAAAAAGACAGAACCGTTTGTAAGCTGATCTTTGATTGGTTCGAAGGCTTCAGCTGTTTGTCCATTAAGTAGTAGCGATTCGAATATACCTTTGTTAATCATAAAGGCAAAAACAAGCATCACAATGCTATTTATTCCAACAAGAAGAATCGCTTCGATTCCACCATGACCTATTCCAAATGCAAGTCCGTCTTTCCATCTACGAAACTTCTTCAATGCGAATTTCATTATAATAAATCTTCCAACTTCCTCAAAAATCCCAGCCATTAAGCCTCCATACAACATAAATAGCCAAGGGTTTTCAAAGAGTTTTTTCGTTATTTCATTTCCATAAAGAAAAAACTGTGGGCCATTCCTTCCAACACTTGAGCAAACAAGAAAAACGTCAGCATACCAAACAAGATTAATTTAACAGAAATACCTAATTTCTTTTTGAATATAACGAAAAGTACAATTGGCGTTCCAACTGCAATAATAAAAGAAATAATGATTGCTATAATCGTTGAATTGCTTACCATATTGTTCTCCTTCCTAACCTTTGTTCTCCATTAACAAACTAAGTTTTCTTCAAAGTCACTTTCTTCAGTCTAAAATAATCCATTTACACTCCCGGCTATTTTCCGATTACTTTGTATAATCCTTTCATCCCAGCAAAGTGTTGTATATTTTCCTAGCCTCAACCGGATTACTTGAACCGTGAATAAGTGCACGACCGTCTTTAAAAAATACTGCTCGTTTACCTTCTTTAAGAACAAATACCAATAAGGGATTGCTATCAACTTTATATCCAGCCATACGCCATTGATCTGCGAGTTTTTCCAATAACAGACCTTCGTTCCAATAATTATTACTATTCATGCCGATCTCCTCAGAATCTACCACCTTTCATCAAAGCCTTATTTTGTCCATCAGCTAAAATAGTCATTTCCAGCTAATTTACCCTCTATAACATATTTACTATTACCTAAATATCAGTTATTCTTTGTCTATTAGCAAATAGAATTGTGTGGTGATCCATGATGAGGAAAGTATCGGCAAGTTGTTTCGTATTTATCATCGTTATGAGTGTTTCCTTATGGATTCTAACCGGAAAATGGATGAGTGATGGCAAGCTACCAAAAGCAAATGGGAAAAATAAATTTGCAGTTATTCTTGGCGCAAAAGTAAACGGGGAAACTCCTTCTCTTTCTTTACAATTTCGGCTTGATGCTGCATTAAAGTATGCGAAAGAATATCCTAATATAAAGTTAATTTTATCAGGAGGTCAAGGCCCTGGGGAAAATATCACCGAGGCTGAAGCAATGAAAAGGTATTTAATCGAAAACGGCATATCAGAAGATCGATTGCTTCTAGAAGAACATTCTACCTCTACATATGAAAATATTCTCTTTTCAAAAAAGCTATTACCAGCTTCGATTAATACCATCACAATTATTACTAGTGATTTCCACTTATCAAGAGCTAGAATACTTGCCAGTACTCTTGGTCTGCAATCAGATGCAATCTCCGCAAAAACTCCGAGGGCAGTTGAGTTTAAATTAACCACTAGGGAGCGACTCGCTTTACTGAAAACATCCGTTTTCGGAAAATAATGACTAGCCTTATTATAGCAGAAAAGCGGACGAACATTGTACGAGAGTCCAAATCACTTTCCGCTTTTACGATTAAAGAGAGCAACTCGATAAGGAGAACTAAAGCTATGTTAACGATCATGCAACTAGAAAAAAGAACACAAAATAATATATTGTTTCCACCTATTGATTTAGAAATAAAAAAAGGTGAAACCATTGCGATTCATTGCAACGCCGAATTAGGTAATAAACTGATTCACATCATTATTGGAGATGTTCCTTCATCCGGCGGTGACATTCACCTTCAAAAAACAGCGCTGGATAAGCAGACTTTTTTTCTTCATATTGGTCTTTCCTTGCAAGCGGATGCTTTATATGAACGTTTGAGTCCTCATGCATACTTACATTTTTTCAAAAAATTATATGAGGTCCAGGTGGATGTAGACGAAATACTTGATAGGATTGGATTAACTGATAAGAAAATGATTCGCTCTGAAAAGCTAACATATTCTGAAAAAAAGCGGCTTCATCTCGGACGTACGATTTTACATAACCCTGAATTCATCATGATGGAAGATCCCGCCCAAAACCTTGATATGGAAAGTACAATTATTTTACATAGATTGATTGCTAGCTTAGAAGAACAAGGAAAAGCAATTTTGATCACTACAGGTAATTTAGAAAATGCCGTTTCTTTTACAAATCATGTTTATCGTTTAGATAATTCAGGATTAAAAAAGCTGGAATTAGCTGACGAAGATGAGGAGACGGTTATTGAAGAAGGCGACAAAAATACAAATAAACTTGTCCAGGAAGAGACGGAACTGGAAACGAGTATGCAAATTCGTTTCGATAAAATCCCAGCAAAAGTAGAGGATAAATTAATTTTATTTGACCCTACTGAAATTGACTTTATTGAAAGTAATAGCGGCGTTACAAATTTGCATGTAAAAGGCGAAACATTTCCTTGCACACTTACATTAAATTCGCTACATAATCGATTACAACCATTCGGATTTTTTCGCTGCCATCGTTCATACATTGTCAATTTACAAAAAGTTCGAGAAGTTATTACGTGGACTCGGAATAGCTACAGTCTAATTCTCGATGACCAGAAGAAAAGTTCCATCCCATTATCGAAAGGAAAGCTGGACGAATTAAAAAACATTATTGGCATTTAGGCCACACGATGTGGGTCACATAGACGTTGCAACAGGAGGCCTGCACGAAGTAGGTCACACAGACGTTGCCACAGGACGTGGCGTTCTTAGTCAGTGCTCTTTCAGTCAGTGCTCTTTCAATCCGTTCTTAGTTCTTAGTTATTATTCCTTATTCCTACCGACCATCCTAAGGTGATCTTTCTTTTCTTTGCTCCATTCACCCGGAAATATGCACCACTCAACCTCTGTTATACTCTTTTCAGCGTTGATCTAATGCGGTTTATACGTTTTCGCCATATGATTAAGTCAGAAAACAAAACTACATGCTGAAAACGAGTGAGGGAGTCGATATTGATGGAAAATATTATTGAAGTAAACCAATTGGTGAAATCTTTTAGCAATAAAACAGCATTAAAAAATGTTTCATTTGATGTGAAAAAAGGAGAAATTTTTGGATTTCTTGGACCAAGTGGTTCAGGGAAAACTACTACAATTAAGATTCTAACCTCCCAATTATTACATACGGCAGGCCATGTAAATATGTTCGGTGGACCCCTGTCAAAAAAGAAAACTCCTTCTATTATGCAAAGAATCGGTATCCTAACAGATAATAGTGGATTATATGACAGACTAACGGTATATGACAATCTTTTACTCTATTGCAACCTATACAGAATAACCGAGCAAAGAATTAGCAAAGTGTTGGAACAAGTTAATTTGGCGAGCAAAGCTAAAACTGTCGTCAAAGAACTTTCAAAAGGAATGAAGCAACGTGTCACTCTAGCTCGGGCAATAATCCATAAACCAGATCTACTCTTTTTAGACGAACCAACTTCTGCCCTTGATCCTGTCAATTCTAAACATATACACGAAGGCTTGCGTCAATTAAATAAAGAAGGAACAACTATCTTTCTAACAACGCATGACATGGTTGAAGCAGAAGCCCTATGTGATCGAGTTGCCTTTTTACATAACGGCGAAATCCAGGCGCTCGACACACCGCAAAACTTACGGTTACATTATGCCGATTCAGCAATTACCGTATTATTAAAGGACCGACGGACTGTTTCTATTGATAATAATGAAGCAGGAGCGGAAAAAATCTATCAATTTATTAAAAACGGTGACTTGCTTTCTATCCATTCCAACGAGCCGACATTAGGGGATATTTTCGTGAAATTGACTGGGAGGGTTTTACTATGACATTTTCATTAAAAAGAATGAACGCTATTTTTCAAAAAGATTGGAAAGACCTCTATAAGAATTCATATATTTTATTTACTTTAGCGATGCCATTAGCCTTCGCTGCTTTACTAGGGAGAATAGGTGAAGGTAGTTCCACCTTAAACTCGATGCCAATCACACTCGCGCTTGTCATTGCTGGTGTATTCGTACAAGCGGCAATGATCGCTGAGGAAAAGGAAAAGAATACATTAAGAGGTTTACTACTATCTCCTGCAAGTACAATCGAAATTTTTGTTGGTAAAAGCGCTTTGTCTGCAATCATGACCGTACTCGTGATTATTGGTTCCATTATTCTTAGCGATTATGAGGTAGTAAATATGCCATTATTCGCATTTGTTATTATAATCAATATTGTTTTCTATATATCTGTCGGAACAATCCTTGGGTTACTCTCTCGTACAGTAATGGAAACAAGTATTATCGGCATGCCTGTTATGACTGTGTTTGGATTAGTTCCTATGTTTGCCTCTATGATTGAAAATAAAACTCTCGTAAGAATGATCGACTTTCTTCCAAGTGAGCGCTTCGATGCTATCTGGATCGCCCTTGTTACTGGAAAAAGCTTTGGAGAGGTCGGTGTTCATGTTCTCATTCTTGCTATATGGGCTATCATTGCACTGATTGCCACATTCATTATTTATAGAAAGCAGCAATTTGATAAATAAAAGGCGTTTTATTGCAAAACTATAAAGATTTCTGTAAAAAATGAAATTACATTTAAAAAGCTTTATGCAAGTTTTCTTAGAACGGGAGGTACGAAAAAATTAGGACTAACGCAAAAGCATTTATCC harbors:
- a CDS encoding ABC transporter ATP-binding protein translates to MENIIEVNQLVKSFSNKTALKNVSFDVKKGEIFGFLGPSGSGKTTTIKILTSQLLHTAGHVNMFGGPLSKKKTPSIMQRIGILTDNSGLYDRLTVYDNLLLYCNLYRITEQRISKVLEQVNLASKAKTVVKELSKGMKQRVTLARAIIHKPDLLFLDEPTSALDPVNSKHIHEGLRQLNKEGTTIFLTTHDMVEAEALCDRVAFLHNGEIQALDTPQNLRLHYADSAITVLLKDRRTVSIDNNEAGAEKIYQFIKNGDLLSIHSNEPTLGDIFVKLTGRVLL
- a CDS encoding LytTR family transcriptional regulator DNA-binding domain-containing protein, translated to MLTIMQLEKRTQNNILFPPIDLEIKKGETIAIHCNAELGNKLIHIIIGDVPSSGGDIHLQKTALDKQTFFLHIGLSLQADALYERLSPHAYLHFFKKLYEVQVDVDEILDRIGLTDKKMIRSEKLTYSEKKRLHLGRTILHNPEFIMMEDPAQNLDMESTIILHRLIASLEEQGKAILITTGNLENAVSFTNHVYRLDNSGLKKLELADEDEETVIEEGDKNTNKLVQEETELETSMQIRFDKIPAKVEDKLILFDPTEIDFIESNSGVTNLHVKGETFPCTLTLNSLHNRLQPFGFFRCHRSYIVNLQKVREVITWTRNSYSLILDDQKKSSIPLSKGKLDELKNIIGI
- a CDS encoding ABC transporter permease; this encodes MTFSLKRMNAIFQKDWKDLYKNSYILFTLAMPLAFAALLGRIGEGSSTLNSMPITLALVIAGVFVQAAMIAEEKEKNTLRGLLLSPASTIEIFVGKSALSAIMTVLVIIGSIILSDYEVVNMPLFAFVIIINIVFYISVGTILGLLSRTVMETSIIGMPVMTVFGLVPMFASMIENKTLVRMIDFLPSERFDAIWIALVTGKSFGEVGVHVLILAIWAIIALIATFIIYRKQQFDK
- a CDS encoding YdcF family protein — its product is MRKVSASCFVFIIVMSVSLWILTGKWMSDGKLPKANGKNKFAVILGAKVNGETPSLSLQFRLDAALKYAKEYPNIKLILSGGQGPGENITEAEAMKRYLIENGISEDRLLLEEHSTSTYENILFSKKLLPASINTITIITSDFHLSRARILASTLGLQSDAISAKTPRAVEFKLTTRERLALLKTSVFGK